The Candidatus Thermoplasmatota archaeon genome includes a window with the following:
- the cysS gene encoding cysteine--tRNA ligase, translating into MLHVHDTRTRSRRPFETLEAGKARMYVCGPSVYDRSHVGHARSYVAFDVVKRWLLAKGYDVEHVQNFTDIEENISKRALANGEPPLAYADRYIRVFFEEMDALRIVRATHYPRVSQNTERIIEIVKELLDRGLAYKVECRDGACDVYYDTSKDPTFGSLAGASLDDLVVAGAKEAGERRHPADFALWKSREDWGIAWDSPWGRGRPGWHIECTAMAIGHLGPTLDLHGGGLDLVFPHHESEAAVGRAWTGKEFSRHWLHNGFVTVTGAKMSKSKNNFVTLREALAGRDPEAVRAYLLSTQYRAPFDFDAAAIKPWEGRLAEARRAIDALAARASGAPAPNAAVDDARGRFVEAMDDDFDTPRAIEAAFDVVRWAAGRGSQATPAEAARALDFLRNAADALGLFWTLERRFARSRAPAATTA; encoded by the coding sequence GTGCTCCACGTCCACGACACGCGGACGCGCTCCCGCCGGCCTTTCGAGACGCTCGAGGCCGGCAAGGCGCGCATGTACGTCTGCGGTCCGAGCGTGTACGACCGAAGCCACGTCGGCCATGCACGCAGCTACGTCGCGTTCGACGTGGTGAAACGCTGGCTCCTCGCGAAAGGGTACGACGTCGAGCACGTCCAGAACTTCACGGACATCGAGGAGAACATCTCCAAGCGGGCGCTTGCGAACGGAGAACCGCCGCTGGCCTACGCCGATCGGTACATCCGCGTCTTCTTCGAGGAGATGGACGCGCTCCGCATCGTGCGCGCGACGCATTATCCGCGCGTCTCCCAGAACACCGAGCGCATCATCGAGATCGTGAAGGAGCTTCTCGACCGGGGCCTCGCCTACAAGGTCGAATGCCGCGACGGCGCCTGCGATGTCTACTACGACACGTCGAAGGATCCCACGTTCGGATCGCTCGCGGGCGCGAGCCTCGACGATCTCGTCGTCGCCGGCGCGAAGGAGGCGGGCGAGCGGCGGCATCCGGCCGATTTCGCCCTCTGGAAAAGCCGCGAGGACTGGGGCATCGCCTGGGACTCGCCGTGGGGACGCGGTCGCCCGGGGTGGCACATCGAATGCACCGCGATGGCGATCGGGCACCTCGGGCCCACGCTCGACCTCCATGGAGGCGGTCTCGACCTCGTCTTTCCGCACCACGAGAGCGAAGCCGCGGTCGGGCGGGCATGGACCGGGAAGGAGTTCTCGCGTCACTGGCTCCACAACGGCTTCGTGACCGTGACGGGCGCGAAGATGTCGAAGAGCAAGAACAACTTCGTGACGCTTCGGGAGGCGCTCGCGGGCCGGGATCCCGAAGCCGTCAGGGCCTACCTGCTCTCGACCCAGTACCGTGCGCCGTTCGATTTCGACGCGGCAGCCATCAAGCCGTGGGAGGGGCGCCTCGCGGAAGCGCGACGCGCCATCGACGCGCTTGCGGCGCGCGCCTCAGGCGCGCCCGCGCCGAACGCCGCGGTGGACGACGCCCGCGGACGCTTCGTCGAGGCGATGGACGACGATTTCGACACGCCGCGCGCGATCGAGGCCGCCTTCGACGTCGTCCGTTGGGCCGCCGGGAGGGGGTCGCAGGCGACGCCCGCCGAAGCCGCGCGGGCCCTCGACTTCCTCCGCAACGCCGCCGACGCGCTCGGACTCTTCTGGACGCTCGAACGCCGCTTCGCGCGCTCGCGCGCGCCGGCCGCGACGACGGCCTAA
- a CDS encoding MarR family transcriptional regulator → MRTLALATLVALIAGVPAGLAQAGLVVTVEDGDLVLAPGESRHLRVFVANPGPAATSVDLKAIAPAGFGVEVVPSSGTIPAGATRAFTLRVTAPRVHEPTGPATIAIEARRAGADEILAGAALEATVVALIPSLSRDEIGLSAVENYPFDVRFHNPSAHAIEATLTLLATSDLPADAWAARSDAHARTVRVEPGGTFETRIAVELAREAPRQGRIDVVLGARPVSSLPSPPDGPLFGEARFVVNVYTREGPERDSPAYAWPGGPTPPERDWNAFSIDATAPLLPAPGGRAPFRLQIHNPGWFPQSGMVEARPRDAGWSVEPSRFSFAFNGSGAAVFSGNVTGPPSVGAKTVIDFVARDALTGRELARWWSGARVSENDPALVVGANQWRERADLPYGSYDVAFFVGNAGDARALVDLSAVALGEGRLATRVDPPLLLLEPGDHRTATLTITTDGRPPARFQGFDALVLVARDRATGVESVADRQYFWPSDPARIHEDRAGDGALSWIVSAVVAFVAALLALVAAARSEAARWALLAPFAGLYTRLARDDVTGHKLRAALLEAIKATPGVTFTELRARFRAASGTLVHHLRTLERHRLVTSRRDGALRRFFVAGTSPAVLAATTPSPAQGRILAMLAEGPLSQREIAERLGITKQGANHHVKTLARRGLIAVREDGRWTVAVPADSPAARPGDGMP, encoded by the coding sequence GTGCGCACCCTCGCCCTCGCGACGCTCGTCGCGCTCATCGCGGGCGTCCCCGCCGGCCTCGCCCAGGCCGGCCTGGTCGTGACCGTCGAGGACGGCGACCTCGTCCTCGCGCCCGGCGAGTCGCGGCACCTCCGCGTCTTCGTGGCGAATCCGGGGCCGGCGGCGACGAGCGTGGACCTCAAGGCCATCGCGCCCGCGGGTTTCGGGGTCGAGGTCGTCCCGTCCTCGGGCACGATTCCCGCGGGCGCGACGCGCGCCTTCACGCTGCGCGTGACCGCGCCGCGCGTCCACGAGCCGACGGGCCCCGCGACGATCGCGATCGAGGCGCGACGCGCGGGCGCCGACGAGATCCTCGCGGGCGCGGCGCTCGAGGCGACGGTGGTGGCGCTGATCCCGAGCCTCTCGCGCGACGAGATCGGTCTTTCGGCGGTCGAAAATTACCCCTTCGACGTGCGATTCCACAACCCGTCCGCCCATGCGATCGAGGCGACGCTCACGCTCCTCGCGACGAGCGACCTCCCCGCGGACGCATGGGCCGCCCGAAGCGACGCGCACGCCCGAACGGTCCGCGTGGAGCCGGGCGGCACGTTCGAGACGCGGATCGCCGTCGAGCTCGCGCGCGAGGCGCCCCGCCAGGGACGCATCGACGTCGTGCTCGGGGCGCGCCCGGTGTCGAGCCTGCCGTCGCCGCCCGACGGGCCCCTTTTCGGCGAGGCGCGGTTCGTCGTCAACGTCTACACGCGCGAAGGACCCGAGAGGGATTCGCCCGCCTACGCGTGGCCCGGTGGCCCCACCCCGCCCGAGCGCGACTGGAACGCCTTCTCGATCGACGCGACGGCCCCCCTTCTTCCCGCGCCGGGAGGCCGAGCGCCGTTCCGCCTCCAGATCCACAACCCCGGTTGGTTTCCGCAATCGGGCATGGTCGAGGCGCGACCGCGCGATGCGGGCTGGAGCGTGGAGCCTTCCCGCTTCTCGTTCGCGTTCAACGGGAGCGGGGCCGCGGTATTCTCCGGCAACGTCACCGGTCCCCCGAGCGTCGGCGCGAAGACCGTCATCGACTTCGTGGCCCGCGACGCGCTCACGGGACGCGAGCTCGCGCGCTGGTGGAGCGGCGCCCGCGTGAGCGAGAACGACCCTGCGCTCGTGGTCGGGGCCAACCAGTGGCGCGAGCGGGCGGACCTCCCGTACGGCTCCTACGACGTCGCGTTCTTCGTGGGGAACGCGGGCGACGCCCGCGCCCTCGTCGACCTTTCCGCCGTCGCGCTCGGCGAAGGCCGCCTCGCGACGCGCGTCGATCCGCCCCTGCTCCTCCTCGAGCCGGGGGACCACCGCACGGCCACGCTCACCATCACGACCGACGGCAGGCCGCCCGCGCGTTTCCAGGGGTTCGACGCGCTCGTGCTCGTCGCGCGCGATCGCGCGACGGGCGTCGAATCCGTCGCGGACCGGCAGTACTTCTGGCCCTCGGACCCCGCCCGCATCCACGAGGACCGCGCGGGGGACGGCGCCCTCTCCTGGATCGTCTCCGCCGTCGTCGCGTTCGTCGCGGCGCTCCTCGCGCTCGTCGCCGCCGCGCGCTCCGAGGCCGCGCGATGGGCGCTCCTCGCCCCTTTCGCCGGGCTCTACACGAGGCTCGCGCGCGACGACGTGACGGGCCACAAGCTGCGCGCCGCGCTTCTCGAGGCGATCAAGGCGACGCCCGGCGTCACGTTCACGGAGCTGCGCGCCCGATTCCGCGCCGCATCCGGCACGCTCGTGCACCATCTCCGGACGCTCGAGCGGCACCGGCTCGTCACCAGTCGCCGCGACGGGGCCTTGCGGCGGTTCTTCGTCGCCGGAACGTCGCCCGCGGTCCTCGCCGCGACGACCCCTTCGCCCGCGCAGGGACGCATCCTCGCCATGCTCGCGGAGGGGCCTCTTTCCCAGCGGGAGATCGCGGAGCGCCTCGGGATCACGAAGCAGGGCGCGAACCATCACGTCAAGACGCTCGCGCGCCGGGGCCTCATCGCCGTCCGCGAGGACGGGCGATGGACCGTCGCGGTCCCCGCCGACTCCCCCGCCGCGCGTCCTGGCGACGGAATGCCTTAA
- the proC gene encoding pyrroline-5-carboxylate reductase, with product MRVFLVRESQVSRTTFDGRVAILGCGAMGAALANGLLDAGLVRADAVAVANRTPARAEQFARLTGARFAEDWADAARGASVVVVAVKPAGVAGVLAALEGRLAGGAVVISVAAGVRLETLEAALGGETPVVRAMPNAPASVGEAATCLARGARATDAHVALARGLFAPLGYVLEVDESQMDAVTGLAGSGPAFVAAFVEALADGGVKAGLARDQARALALQTLLGTARLLVERGGHPAELKDRVASPAGTTMAGLHMLEKGGFRATVMDAVEAAAKRSAELGARKG from the coding sequence ACGGCAGGGTCGCGATCCTCGGGTGCGGCGCGATGGGCGCCGCGCTCGCAAACGGCCTCCTCGACGCGGGCCTCGTGCGCGCGGACGCGGTCGCGGTCGCGAACCGCACGCCGGCGCGCGCGGAGCAGTTTGCGCGCCTCACGGGCGCGCGCTTCGCGGAGGACTGGGCCGACGCGGCGCGCGGCGCGAGCGTGGTCGTGGTCGCGGTGAAGCCCGCGGGCGTCGCGGGCGTGCTCGCGGCGCTCGAGGGACGCCTCGCCGGGGGCGCGGTCGTCATCTCCGTCGCGGCGGGCGTCCGCCTCGAAACGCTCGAGGCGGCGCTCGGCGGCGAGACGCCCGTCGTGCGCGCGATGCCGAACGCGCCCGCGAGCGTGGGCGAGGCCGCGACGTGCCTCGCGCGGGGCGCGCGGGCGACGGACGCGCACGTCGCGCTCGCCCGCGGCCTCTTCGCGCCGCTCGGGTACGTGCTCGAGGTGGACGAGTCGCAGATGGACGCCGTGACGGGCCTCGCGGGGTCCGGCCCCGCGTTCGTCGCGGCGTTCGTGGAGGCGCTCGCGGACGGCGGCGTGAAGGCGGGCCTCGCGCGCGACCAGGCGCGGGCGCTCGCCCTGCAGACGCTCCTCGGCACGGCGCGCCTCCTCGTGGAGCGCGGCGGCCACCCGGCGGAGCTGAAGGACCGGGTCGCCTCGCCCGCGGGCACCACGATGGCGGGCCTGCACATGCTCGAGAAGGGCGGCTTCCGCGCGACCGTCATGGACGCGGTGGAGGCGGCCGCCAAGCGCAGCGCGGAGCTGGGGGCGCGGAAAGGCTGA
- a CDS encoding GNAT family N-acetyltransferase, translating into MRYRPLEAADVPWAVELLRSEGWSFDAGELRRLLALGGGRVAESAGAPLGLLTHTVHGDAAWIGNVVVAPEARGRGLGEALVADAVRALEAAGVATVGLYSVPKAVALYARLGFDRLRDVASWSREDAAAPAFPAGIAPLSDVREALALDRAAFGADRGRMLAALRADHPGTTFAARGRDGRLEGYAILKRSPSGGEVGPLVVSGEGGEGVASRLLDACLARAEGPVETGFDLAHPYARKLLEARGFGPGFTATYMIRGRGLAPPAPDGVVLFGAMEKG; encoded by the coding sequence ATGAGATACCGACCGCTCGAAGCGGCCGACGTTCCGTGGGCCGTCGAGCTGCTGCGGTCCGAGGGGTGGTCCTTCGACGCGGGTGAGCTGCGTCGGCTCCTCGCGCTCGGCGGCGGTCGTGTCGCGGAATCGGCGGGCGCGCCGCTCGGGTTGCTGACGCACACCGTCCACGGCGACGCCGCCTGGATCGGCAACGTCGTCGTCGCGCCCGAGGCGCGGGGCCGCGGTCTCGGCGAGGCGCTCGTCGCCGACGCGGTCCGCGCGCTCGAGGCGGCGGGCGTCGCGACGGTGGGGCTCTACAGCGTTCCCAAGGCCGTCGCGCTCTACGCGCGCCTCGGCTTCGACCGGCTTCGTGACGTCGCGAGCTGGTCCCGCGAGGACGCCGCCGCGCCGGCCTTTCCCGCGGGCATCGCGCCCCTCTCCGACGTCCGGGAGGCCCTCGCGCTCGACCGGGCGGCGTTCGGCGCCGACCGGGGGCGCATGCTCGCCGCGCTCCGCGCGGACCACCCCGGAACGACGTTCGCGGCGCGCGGACGCGACGGCCGGCTCGAAGGCTACGCCATCCTCAAGCGATCGCCGTCGGGGGGCGAGGTGGGGCCCCTCGTCGTCTCGGGAGAAGGAGGCGAAGGCGTCGCGTCGCGCCTTCTCGACGCGTGCCTCGCCCGCGCCGAGGGACCCGTCGAGACCGGGTTCGACCTGGCCCACCCGTACGCCCGCAAGCTTCTCGAGGCGCGGGGCTTCGGTCCCGGCTTCACGGCCACGTACATGATCCGGGGCCGAGGGCTCGCTCCCCCGGCGCCCGACGGCGTTGTCCTCTTCGGGGCCATGGAGAAGGGATGA
- a CDS encoding purine-nucleoside phosphorylase, whose translation MDDREILTPAKGLLTRAEHPGPQARAVPRLALLAWGERLFEAARARLADVETVGFAAERPVLVGRADGVEVALAHPGLGAPATALVAEKLVAAGARHVVGIGFAGGLGGVARGDVVVLERSARDEGTSWHYGATGDFAEASPDAAKALLAAIPRARPGAAWTTDAPYRETVGALARFRRLGCVAVEMESAALFAVARFRGFEAGAAVIVADTFDGDTWSPAPPGSLDETVARVADGAIAALVRRD comes from the coding sequence GTGGACGACCGCGAGATCCTCACCCCGGCGAAGGGGCTCCTGACGCGCGCCGAGCATCCCGGCCCCCAGGCCCGCGCGGTGCCCCGCCTCGCCCTCCTCGCGTGGGGAGAGCGCCTCTTCGAGGCCGCGCGCGCGAGGCTCGCGGACGTCGAGACGGTCGGCTTCGCGGCCGAGCGCCCGGTGCTCGTCGGCCGCGCGGACGGCGTCGAGGTCGCCCTCGCGCACCCGGGCCTCGGCGCGCCCGCGACCGCGCTCGTCGCCGAGAAGCTCGTTGCCGCCGGGGCGCGGCACGTCGTGGGCATCGGCTTCGCGGGCGGCCTCGGCGGCGTCGCGCGCGGCGACGTCGTCGTCCTCGAGCGCTCGGCGCGCGACGAGGGAACCTCGTGGCACTACGGCGCGACGGGCGATTTCGCGGAGGCGTCCCCCGACGCCGCGAAGGCGCTGCTTGCGGCGATTCCCCGCGCGCGACCCGGGGCGGCGTGGACGACGGACGCGCCCTACCGGGAGACGGTCGGAGCGCTCGCGCGCTTCCGCCGGCTCGGCTGCGTCGCGGTCGAGATGGAATCGGCCGCGCTCTTCGCGGTCGCGCGCTTCCGCGGCTTCGAGGCGGGCGCCGCCGTGATCGTCGCGGACACGTTCGACGGCGACACGTGGTCGCCCGCGCCGCCGGGCTCCCTCGACGAGACCGTCGCGCGGGTCGCGGACGGGGCGATCGCGGCGCTCGTGCGACGGGACTGA
- a CDS encoding transcription initiation factor IIB, which produces MAACPECGAGRLVHDHARGEVHCAQCGIVVEENMIDAGAEWRAFDADQRRDKERVGAPLTVMQHDLGLGTVMWGRTDAHGKAISGSDMGRIRRLQKWDRRARFKRGAERNLAQALAEIKRMGSALDVPKSVMEGAAVIYREAAVKNLIRGRSIDSVAAASIYAAMRDNGVPRSLEEVAEVSRTKKREIGRVYKVVAAELSLNLKPVSPASFIPRFASRLRLGNVSEMRAMELVQRAVEAEVVSGKDPKSVAAGAIYIASVLAGEPRTQKDVSEASGVTEVTIRNRYKELIDALKLDFDFG; this is translated from the coding sequence ATGGCGGCCTGCCCGGAGTGCGGGGCGGGTCGGCTCGTCCACGACCACGCTCGGGGCGAGGTGCACTGCGCGCAGTGCGGCATCGTCGTCGAGGAGAACATGATCGACGCGGGGGCCGAATGGAGGGCGTTCGACGCGGACCAGCGCCGCGACAAGGAGCGCGTGGGCGCGCCGCTCACCGTCATGCAGCACGACCTCGGCCTCGGGACCGTCATGTGGGGCCGAACGGACGCGCACGGCAAGGCCATCTCGGGCTCCGACATGGGCAGGATCCGGCGCCTCCAGAAGTGGGACCGCCGCGCCCGCTTCAAGCGCGGCGCCGAGCGCAACCTCGCGCAGGCCCTCGCCGAGATCAAACGCATGGGCTCGGCCCTCGACGTTCCGAAGAGCGTCATGGAGGGCGCCGCGGTCATCTACCGCGAAGCCGCCGTCAAGAACCTCATCCGCGGCCGCAGCATCGACTCGGTCGCCGCCGCCTCCATCTACGCGGCCATGCGCGACAATGGCGTTCCGCGAAGCCTCGAGGAGGTCGCGGAAGTGAGCCGCACGAAGAAGCGCGAGATCGGACGCGTCTACAAGGTCGTCGCGGCCGAGCTTTCCCTCAACCTCAAGCCCGTCTCGCCGGCCTCGTTCATCCCCCGATTCGCGAGCCGACTCAGGCTCGGGAACGTTTCGGAGATGCGCGCGATGGAGCTCGTCCAGCGCGCCGTCGAGGCCGAGGTCGTGAGCGGCAAGGATCCCAAATCGGTCGCCGCGGGTGCGATCTACATCGCGAGCGTCCTTGCGGGCGAGCCGCGCACGCAGAAGGACGTGAGCGAGGCCTCGGGCGTCACCGAGGTCACGATCCGCAACCGCTACAAGGAGCTCATCGACGCGCTGAAGCTCGACTTCGACTTCGGTTAA
- a CDS encoding UbiX family flavin prenyltransferase encodes MPREIVVAMSGASGAPYGIKVLETLAKTDFRVHLVTTPTAERILRYETGRDPADLRRLAHAVHAIDDFFAPIASGSHDFAGMIVAPCSMKTVGLIANGIADDLIARTGDVCLKERRPLALVVRETPLSTIHLRNMTTLSEAGATIVPAMPAFYTKPKSIDDMVAYVAGKALDALRVPHDLYPRWKPMPE; translated from the coding sequence GTGCCCCGCGAGATCGTGGTCGCCATGTCGGGCGCCTCGGGCGCGCCCTACGGGATCAAGGTCCTCGAGACGCTCGCGAAGACCGACTTCCGCGTGCACCTCGTGACGACGCCTACCGCGGAGCGCATCCTCCGCTACGAAACCGGCCGCGACCCCGCGGACCTCCGGCGCCTCGCGCACGCGGTCCACGCGATCGACGACTTCTTCGCGCCCATCGCCTCGGGCTCGCACGACTTCGCGGGCATGATCGTGGCGCCGTGCTCGATGAAGACCGTCGGGCTCATCGCGAACGGCATCGCAGACGATCTCATCGCGCGCACGGGGGACGTGTGCCTGAAGGAGCGCCGACCGCTCGCGCTTGTCGTGCGCGAGACGCCGCTCTCGACGATCCACCTGCGGAACATGACGACGCTTTCGGAGGCGGGCGCGACGATCGTGCCCGCGATGCCCGCGTTCTACACGAAGCCGAAGTCCATCGACGACATGGTGGCCTACGTCGCGGGGAAGGCGCTCGACGCGCTGCGCGTCCCCCACGACCTGTATCCGCGCTGGAAGCCCATGCCCGAGTGA